A window of Calliopsis andreniformis isolate RMS-2024a chromosome 3, iyCalAndr_principal, whole genome shotgun sequence contains these coding sequences:
- the Stops gene encoding SOCS domain-containing protein stops → MEVLIDCYFDKLFAEMDRSCLASRYKRREMVDYFSDVINSCAEAENLDKQDVCERIVMSALRYHNIAMMENGYVCMLGKFHNVLYVAAKLCYDWDLRNNEIVSRLLNDIFYCEKTFERILVGAILGTRVTHFLSGWKSDFDDREENIRALMYFLHHATVGRLEYRCASSVAKRRFIDVPMESYGQALPLSVAIQHGSPDILLIMLRYGASLETEYLAPTPLEMLLTKLNEYERQPDQEKVAYPEHLIHCLRLVLRTVTTAFIKTPTHIANQSGVFSVSVYEQYPSLVEQKLLPPERSGAIPPELRHLCRCRIRETLFENWALPHGIKSLQIPESLRDYLDLLRD, encoded by the exons ATGGAGGTGTTGATAGACTGCTATTTCGACAAGCTATTCGCTGAAATGGACCGCAGTTGCCTAGCCTCGCGATACAAACGTCGCGAAATGGTTGACTACTTCTCGGACGTGATAAATAGCTGCGCGGAAG CGGAGAACCTAGACAAGCAGGATGTCTGCGAGAGGATAGTGATGTCCGCATTACGCTACCACAACATCGCGATGATGGAGAACGGGTACGTGTGCATGCTGGGCAAGTTCCACAACGTGCTATACGTAGCGGCGAAGCTCTGCTACGATTGGGATCTCCGCAACAACGAGATAGTCTCGCGGCTGCTCAACGACATATTCTACTGCGAGAAGACTTTCGAGCGCATCCTGGTCGGGGCGATCCTCGGCACGCGGGTGACGCACTTCCTGTCTGGCTGGAAGAGCGACTTCGACGACCGCGAGGAGAACATCCGCGCGTTGATGTACTTCCTGCATCACGCGACTGTCGGTCGTCTCGAGTATCGATGCGCCTCGTCGGTCGCCAAACGGCGCTTCATCGACGTTCCCATGGAATCCTATGGACAGGCGTTGCCCTTGAGCGTGGCCATTCAGCACGGCTCACCGGACATTCTATTGATCATGCTCCGTTACGGGGCTTCGCTCGAGACCGAGTACCTGGCCCCGACACCTCTAGAGATGCTCCTGACGAAGCTGAACGAGTACGAGCGTCAGCCTGACCAGGAGAAGGTCGCCTACCCGGAACACTTGATCCACTGTCTGAGGCTGGTGCTGAGAACAGTCACGACGGCCTTCATCAAGACGCCCACTCACATAGCAAATCAGAGCGGGGTCTTCAGCGTCTCCGTTTATGAACAGTATCCATCACTGGTGGAGCAGAAGCTGCTGCCGCCCGAAAGGAGTGGAGCTATTCCTCCTGAACTGAGACACTTGTGTCGGTGCAGGATCAGGGAAACCCTGTTTGAGAACTGGGCCCTGCCGCATGGCATAAAGAGTCTCCAGATCCCCGAGTCGCTGAGGGATTACTTGGACCTTCTCAGAGATTGA